The proteins below are encoded in one region of Myxococcales bacterium:
- a CDS encoding sulfatase, translated as MPTWYPDSSVPDGSDSKALPSPLSWSLHGLKVGALVGAASGLASASASLLSSAPRPPATKILAATAVSGALLSLSFFVLSLLVSPALRHRAGRGLALALQAIAAGLFVGVHLTSGVLKAFSGSYLTLGAVEFFMAGGPHLLLTIVVGYGRWVALLGLVVTAVIVMVTRAGRAALRRSPRTGAARQPRQLLGFAALTGFASAGLVPAAVSKDLAAASPEAAFAESLTPGEWEPVTAEPEANGRAIGGTPRRVPDEGPVQTEGKRWRELARAAPTRKTNVLLLTLESISIKHLGYFGYDRGTTPNLDRIAERSLRIRRAWTTATHSNYAQMAILSSLFPRRTTGLDVYRRLDYPRVLLHDAFNLLGYSTATVSSQDETWQGMLKFQETGTPTFYRHSRNYDGLRQDIGSELVVLDHVTVEVASDWIRRQGPKPWSLYVNFQATHFPYKLQPGIPAPYQPTNLTPGTFDYLGYPESDRQQVINRYDNALHYVDEQIGRLEKALERAGQLDDTIWIITADHGENFHDHRQVTHGKTLYDTEARIPLLIHWPKGLEPADVNDPVSHLDILPTLLDLLRLPPHPAFQGRSFLSGAEPSQQPPGIYMNIQGLKSGEAVVCWPWKLVVNRSMKTTELFQLERDPDELDDRIEREAEVADALKRTLSAQISAQLAYHKQGNPALTERYAPRLLSCPSLPGVQRAAVPEQEKPERARGTAPTELVREVEAKAPERKN; from the coding sequence GTCGCTCCACGGCCTGAAGGTCGGGGCGCTGGTCGGAGCCGCATCAGGGCTCGCCAGCGCGTCAGCCAGCCTGCTTTCGTCTGCACCCAGGCCACCCGCGACGAAGATCCTGGCAGCGACCGCGGTCAGCGGAGCGCTCCTCAGCTTGTCGTTCTTCGTGTTGTCCCTGCTCGTTTCTCCCGCGCTGCGTCATCGTGCCGGGCGCGGCTTGGCGCTAGCGCTTCAGGCGATCGCCGCCGGACTCTTCGTCGGCGTCCACCTCACCAGCGGTGTGCTCAAGGCGTTCTCGGGGTCTTATTTGACGCTCGGCGCCGTGGAGTTCTTCATGGCCGGGGGACCCCACTTGCTGCTCACCATCGTCGTCGGGTACGGGCGTTGGGTCGCCCTACTCGGTCTCGTGGTGACGGCGGTCATCGTGATGGTGACACGGGCCGGCCGCGCAGCGCTCCGGCGCTCTCCGCGCACCGGAGCGGCGCGGCAGCCAAGACAGCTACTTGGGTTTGCCGCGCTCACCGGCTTCGCCAGCGCCGGTCTGGTACCGGCGGCGGTGAGCAAGGACCTCGCCGCCGCCAGCCCCGAAGCCGCGTTCGCCGAGTCGTTGACGCCGGGCGAGTGGGAGCCGGTGACTGCGGAGCCCGAGGCCAACGGCAGGGCAATCGGCGGGACGCCCAGGCGCGTGCCAGACGAGGGCCCCGTGCAAACCGAGGGCAAACGCTGGCGCGAGCTGGCGAGGGCAGCACCGACACGCAAGACGAACGTGCTCTTGCTCACCCTCGAGTCGATCTCGATCAAACATCTCGGTTACTTCGGCTACGACCGGGGAACGACGCCGAACTTGGATCGCATCGCGGAGCGCAGCTTGCGCATTCGGCGAGCGTGGACCACCGCCACCCACTCCAACTACGCGCAGATGGCCATCCTGTCGTCGCTGTTCCCGAGACGCACGACCGGCCTCGACGTGTACAGGCGCCTCGACTACCCGCGCGTGCTCTTGCACGACGCCTTCAACCTGCTCGGGTATTCCACCGCGACCGTTTCGAGCCAGGACGAGACCTGGCAGGGAATGCTCAAGTTCCAAGAGACGGGTACGCCTACTTTTTATCGGCACTCCAGAAACTACGATGGGCTGCGTCAAGACATCGGCAGCGAGCTGGTGGTGCTCGACCACGTGACGGTCGAGGTGGCCAGCGACTGGATCCGCCGCCAGGGCCCCAAACCCTGGTCGCTGTACGTGAATTTTCAGGCGACTCACTTCCCGTACAAACTCCAGCCGGGGATCCCAGCTCCCTATCAACCCACCAATCTGACGCCGGGGACCTTCGATTACCTGGGGTATCCGGAGAGCGATCGCCAACAGGTCATCAATCGCTACGACAACGCCCTGCACTATGTCGACGAGCAGATCGGGAGGCTGGAGAAGGCCCTGGAACGCGCGGGGCAACTCGACGACACGATCTGGATCATCACCGCGGACCACGGAGAGAACTTCCACGACCACCGCCAGGTGACCCATGGCAAGACGCTGTACGACACCGAGGCGCGGATCCCGCTCTTGATCCATTGGCCGAAGGGGCTCGAGCCAGCCGACGTCAACGACCCGGTATCGCACCTCGACATCCTGCCGACTCTGCTGGACCTGTTGCGGCTGCCACCGCACCCCGCGTTTCAGGGGCGCAGCTTCCTGTCCGGGGCCGAGCCTTCGCAGCAGCCGCCCGGCATCTACATGAACATTCAGGGGCTGAAGAGCGGTGAGGCCGTGGTCTGCTGGCCGTGGAAGCTGGTGGTCAACCGCAGCATGAAGACGACGGAGCTGTTTCAGCTCGAGCGAGACCCGGACGAGCTGGACGACCGAATCGAACGAGAGGCGGAGGTCGCCGACGCGCTCAAGCGCACCCTATCGGCCCAGATCTCCGCGCAGCTCGCGTATCACAAACAAGGCAACCCGGCGCTCACCGAGCGTTACGCGCCGCGTTTGCTCAGCTGCCCGAGCCTGCCCGGTGTGCAGCGCGCAGCAGTACCCGAGCAAGAGAAGCCGGAACGCGCGCGCGGTACGGCGCCCACGGAGCTCGTGCGCGAGGTCGAGGCGAAGGCCCCGGAGCGGAAGAACTGA
- a CDS encoding phosphate/phosphite/phosphonate ABC transporter substrate-binding protein yields the protein MTDAPKPRAPELDEIRLGTTLSDAGRVTMRPTVRAAGPTHGRLDVLCDALSVAIEFPVVSHAVGTYTDLLAGLHWGEIHFAWLPPMIAVRAIARGSAVPLAAPVRSGSAWYWTALFSREDSNIRDIEALRGVRAAWVDHMSSAGYLVIRASLGAAGVDPARAFREENFLGTHDAVVAAVQDGRADVGATFAHFDDAGRIRTAGWGRAKVNVIKCAGPIPSDILAASVHLDPEIAQQISETLTGEGHSVVRRAASELLDATGFVSVNREHLAHLEELVTHLEVPPSAR from the coding sequence ATGACCGACGCGCCGAAGCCCCGCGCTCCCGAGCTCGACGAGATCCGGCTTGGCACCACTCTGTCCGATGCCGGCCGAGTCACGATGCGACCGACGGTGCGGGCGGCCGGGCCAACACACGGTCGTCTCGATGTGCTGTGCGACGCACTCAGCGTTGCCATCGAATTTCCCGTGGTGTCCCACGCGGTAGGCACCTACACGGATCTGCTGGCGGGGCTGCACTGGGGTGAGATCCACTTTGCCTGGTTGCCGCCGATGATTGCCGTCCGCGCCATCGCGCGAGGGAGCGCCGTGCCGCTTGCAGCGCCGGTCCGCTCGGGGTCCGCCTGGTATTGGACGGCGCTGTTCAGCAGGGAGGACTCGAACATTCGAGACATCGAGGCATTGAGAGGTGTGCGCGCTGCTTGGGTGGATCACATGAGCTCGGCAGGCTACCTGGTCATCCGCGCGTCACTTGGGGCGGCCGGCGTCGACCCCGCACGAGCGTTTCGCGAAGAGAACTTTCTCGGGACCCACGACGCCGTCGTCGCGGCCGTGCAAGATGGCCGCGCCGATGTCGGCGCGACCTTCGCTCACTTCGATGACGCAGGTCGGATCCGAACTGCGGGCTGGGGCAGAGCGAAGGTCAACGTGATCAAATGCGCGGGCCCGATTCCCTCGGACATCCTGGCGGCCTCGGTCCATCTGGATCCCGAAATTGCCCAGCAGATCTCCGAGACTCTGACCGGGGAGGGCCACTCCGTCGTGCGGCGAGCGGCTTCCGAGCTGCTCGACGCGACCGGCTTCGTCTCCGTCAATCGAGAGCACCTCGCACATCTCGAGGAGCTCGTGACGCACCTCGAGGTCCCGCCGAGCGCCCGCTGA